A part of Citrifermentans bremense genomic DNA contains:
- a CDS encoding elongator complex protein 3 gives MSVVVPFFIPHLGCPHRCVFCDQEKVAGSTGGLPSPDELVARVAQYAEKARGRELEAAFYGGTFTALPRPDQERLLCPLQPLLAAGTLNSLRVSTRPDAVDDDTASFLKEHGVDTVELGVQSMDAEVLGLSGRGHDAADVEAAVAALKKAGIAVGIQLMPGLPGDSPALSLDSLARVLALSPSFLRIYPTLVISGTELSRMYLAGSYTPLSLPQAVNLCKDMLVAANRESVQVIRMGLQPTAELEAPGVVLAGPYHPAFRQLVESELRFDQMSRLLSDVPRGSRVSFVVPRGKTSDLVGQKRENLSRVSRLFAAEVVAVREDSSLAPGSLLLEWEGRSMSIGL, from the coding sequence ATGAGCGTGGTGGTACCCTTCTTCATCCCGCACCTTGGGTGTCCGCACCGCTGCGTCTTCTGTGACCAGGAAAAAGTGGCCGGCTCCACCGGAGGGCTTCCTTCCCCGGACGAGCTCGTGGCGCGCGTCGCGCAGTACGCGGAAAAGGCCCGGGGGAGGGAGCTGGAGGCCGCCTTCTACGGCGGGACCTTCACCGCTTTGCCCCGCCCGGACCAGGAGCGGCTCCTCTGCCCGCTGCAGCCCCTACTGGCGGCGGGCACGCTGAACTCGCTGCGTGTCTCCACCAGGCCCGACGCGGTCGACGACGACACAGCCTCCTTTCTCAAGGAGCACGGCGTCGACACGGTTGAGCTCGGGGTGCAGTCCATGGACGCAGAGGTTCTGGGGCTTTCCGGGCGCGGCCATGACGCCGCCGACGTTGAGGCCGCGGTCGCGGCGCTGAAAAAAGCCGGCATCGCGGTCGGCATCCAGCTCATGCCGGGGCTTCCCGGCGATTCCCCGGCGCTCTCGCTCGACTCGCTGGCGCGCGTTTTGGCGCTTTCCCCCTCCTTTCTGCGCATCTACCCCACGCTGGTCATCTCGGGGACCGAGCTTTCCCGCATGTACCTCGCGGGAAGCTACACGCCCCTCTCCCTGCCGCAGGCCGTGAACCTGTGCAAGGATATGCTCGTAGCGGCGAACCGGGAGAGCGTCCAGGTGATAAGGATGGGACTGCAGCCTACTGCCGAACTGGAGGCGCCTGGAGTGGTTCTTGCCGGTCCCTACCACCCGGCGTTTCGCCAGCTGGTGGAGAGCGAGCTCCGCTTCGACCAGATGAGCCGGCTCCTGTCGGACGTTCCCCGCGGCAGCCGGGTCAGCTTCGTGGTGCCGCGCGGGAAGACCTCCGATCTCGTGGGGCAGAAACGGGAGAACCTCTCCCGGGTCTCGCGGCTCTTCGCGGCCGAGGTGGTCGCGGTGCGGGAGGATTCATCTCTTGCGCCCGGCTCCCTGTTGCTCGAATGGGAAGGAAGGTCAATGAGCATCGGCCTGTGA
- the era gene encoding GTPase Era, with amino-acid sequence MSEKKFRSGFVSIVGRPNVGKSTLLNRILGEKLMITSDKPQTTRNRIKGIHNVPGGQIVFIDTPGIHRAKSRLNKFMVEEALSSVQGVDLILFLVDGAVDPEKESGMIKEVLSGVDAPVILVLNKIDLIPKGELLGRMSCYGDTYPFKEIIPVSAGTGDGVEQLVKLVHGLLPEGPCYFPDDILTDVPERFIVAEIVREKIFRLTHDEVPYSTAVVVDSFKERENGVVAISATINVERESQKGIIIGKKGDMLKRIGTQSRQEIERLLDTKVFLELFVRVSGEWSDNSRMLKEFGYE; translated from the coding sequence ATGTCAGAGAAGAAGTTCCGTTCCGGGTTCGTCTCCATAGTGGGGCGCCCAAACGTAGGTAAATCCACGCTGTTGAACCGGATCCTGGGTGAGAAGCTGATGATCACCTCGGACAAGCCGCAGACCACCCGGAACCGCATAAAGGGGATCCACAACGTGCCCGGGGGGCAGATCGTCTTCATCGACACCCCGGGGATACATCGCGCCAAGAGCCGCCTCAACAAGTTCATGGTCGAAGAGGCCCTCTCCTCGGTACAGGGGGTGGACCTGATCCTCTTCCTGGTCGACGGCGCGGTCGATCCGGAAAAGGAATCAGGCATGATCAAGGAGGTGCTCTCCGGGGTCGACGCACCGGTGATACTGGTCCTTAACAAGATCGACCTCATCCCCAAGGGCGAATTGCTGGGGCGGATGTCCTGCTACGGCGACACCTATCCTTTCAAGGAGATCATCCCCGTTTCCGCAGGGACCGGAGACGGAGTGGAGCAGCTGGTAAAACTGGTGCACGGTCTGCTCCCCGAGGGGCCCTGCTACTTCCCTGACGACATCCTGACGGACGTCCCGGAGCGCTTCATCGTCGCCGAGATCGTTCGCGAAAAGATCTTCCGGCTCACCCACGACGAGGTCCCCTATTCCACAGCGGTCGTCGTCGACAGCTTCAAGGAGCGCGAAAACGGCGTGGTGGCCATCTCCGCCACCATCAACGTGGAGCGGGAGTCGCAAAAGGGAATCATCATCGGCAAGAAGGGTGACATGCTGAAGCGGATAGGCACCCAGTCCCGGCAGGAGATCGAGCGCCTGCTGGACACCAAGGTGTTTCTCGAGCTCTTCGTGCGGGTGAGCGGCGAGTGGAGCGACAACAGCCGGATGCTCAAGGAGTTCGGCTACGAGTAG
- a CDS encoding NapC/NirT family cytochrome c: MALKKYAGYAWNLISLVGMILAVTATGLIIGFLSYEGITGVEKPYLGLMTYFLFPGMLIVGLILVPLGAYLVREKRRKHPEAQINPFPKVDFNEPHKRHMFLFFVVASIGFVLIVSVASLKGYEFTESTTFCGELCHVVMEPEHVAWSNSPHAKVKCVECHVGPGAAWYVKAKISGMRQLYAVLFKTYPETIGTPIDNLRPARDTCEHCHWPEKFYAGRQKVFYHYAPNEENSPREINMLINIGGTPKSEHAKGIHWHIGQEVTYIATDKQRMNIPYIAVKEKDGRITEYMDTEKPLSKDEVAKSQKRVMDCLDCHNRPAHIYRAPGIEMDEAFAARRIDSSLPYLKKVAVEIVTRPYAKKEEAKATIAKELPEYYAKNYPAIAKSKQKEIEHAVVVVQDIYNRNFFPSMKVSWNTYPNHIGHFYTPGCFRCHDGKHKTAAGKVISKDCNMCHTVLSQKQENIPAGTQVKEFVHPVDIGDELFKANCSDCHAAGGEDVPGGEQHAKH, from the coding sequence ATGGCACTAAAGAAATATGCCGGCTACGCCTGGAACCTGATCAGCTTGGTTGGCATGATACTGGCCGTCACCGCGACCGGTCTCATCATCGGTTTCCTTTCTTACGAGGGGATCACCGGGGTGGAGAAACCTTACCTCGGTCTGATGACCTACTTCCTCTTCCCGGGGATGCTCATCGTGGGCCTGATCCTGGTCCCGCTGGGTGCGTACCTGGTGCGGGAGAAGAGGCGCAAGCATCCCGAGGCGCAGATCAATCCGTTCCCGAAGGTCGACTTCAACGAGCCGCACAAGCGTCACATGTTCCTCTTCTTCGTGGTTGCCAGCATCGGGTTCGTACTCATAGTGTCGGTCGCCTCCCTCAAAGGGTACGAGTTCACCGAGTCAACCACCTTCTGCGGCGAGCTTTGCCACGTGGTTATGGAACCGGAGCACGTCGCCTGGAGCAACTCGCCGCACGCCAAGGTGAAATGCGTCGAGTGTCACGTGGGTCCGGGAGCGGCCTGGTACGTCAAGGCGAAGATCTCCGGCATGAGGCAGCTCTACGCCGTGCTCTTCAAGACCTACCCCGAGACCATCGGCACCCCGATCGACAACCTCCGTCCGGCCAGGGACACCTGCGAACACTGCCACTGGCCCGAGAAGTTCTACGCCGGGCGCCAGAAGGTGTTCTACCACTACGCGCCCAACGAGGAGAACTCCCCGCGCGAGATCAACATGCTGATCAACATCGGCGGCACCCCCAAGAGCGAGCATGCCAAGGGGATCCACTGGCACATCGGCCAGGAGGTCACATACATCGCCACCGACAAGCAGCGCATGAACATCCCCTACATCGCGGTCAAGGAGAAGGACGGCAGGATCACCGAGTACATGGATACCGAGAAGCCGCTGAGCAAGGATGAGGTGGCCAAGTCCCAGAAGCGCGTCATGGACTGCCTCGATTGCCACAACCGCCCGGCCCATATCTACCGCGCCCCCGGCATCGAGATGGACGAGGCCTTTGCCGCAAGAAGGATCGATAGCAGCCTGCCGTACCTGAAGAAGGTTGCCGTAGAAATCGTGACCAGGCCCTACGCCAAGAAGGAAGAGGCCAAGGCCACCATCGCGAAGGAGCTTCCGGAGTACTACGCCAAGAACTACCCGGCGATCGCCAAGAGCAAGCAGAAGGAGATCGAGCACGCGGTCGTAGTGGTTCAGGACATCTACAACAGGAACTTCTTCCCGAGCATGAAGGTCTCCTGGAACACCTATCCAAACCACATCGGGCACTTCTACACCCCGGGCTGCTTCCGCTGCCACGACGGCAAGCACAAGACCGCGGCAGGCAAGGTCATTTCCAAGGACTGCAACATGTGCCACACCGTGCTGAGCCAGAAGCAGGAGAACATCCCGGCCGGCACCCAGGTGAAGGAGTTCGTGCACCCGGTCGACATCGGCGACGAGCTCTTCAAGGCCAACTGCAGCGACTGCCACGCAGCAGGCGGGGAGGACGTCCCCGGCGGCGAGCAGCACGCGAAGCACTAG
- a CDS encoding PTS sugar transporter subunit IIA produces the protein MLMKASEVATLLKVDESVVAKWIKKEKLPATMVQGSYRINRVDLLEWATDHGIKVPPELFEAAQADIVLPPLSQALEAGGVHCGVPGDDKLSVLRNVVNLMKLPPRMDPEFLLQVLLAREALGTTAIGDGIAIPHVRNPILLQDKPVPAISLCFLEHPVDFGALDGEPVRILFMLTSPTVKVHLHLLSRLAYALHDAEFRATLNHACDPAAILEAARRFERGKRS, from the coding sequence ATGTTGATGAAGGCGTCGGAAGTGGCCACGCTGCTCAAGGTGGACGAGAGCGTGGTGGCCAAATGGATCAAGAAGGAGAAGCTGCCGGCCACCATGGTGCAGGGGAGCTACCGGATCAACCGGGTCGATCTCCTGGAGTGGGCGACCGACCACGGGATCAAGGTGCCGCCCGAGCTCTTCGAGGCGGCGCAGGCTGACATCGTGCTGCCGCCCCTGAGCCAGGCACTGGAGGCGGGCGGGGTGCACTGCGGGGTCCCCGGGGACGACAAGCTTTCGGTGTTGAGAAACGTGGTGAACCTGATGAAGCTCCCCCCCAGGATGGACCCGGAGTTCCTGCTCCAGGTGCTTCTGGCCCGGGAGGCCCTGGGGACCACGGCCATCGGGGACGGGATCGCCATCCCGCACGTTCGCAACCCGATCCTCCTGCAGGACAAGCCGGTTCCGGCCATTTCCCTCTGTTTCCTGGAGCACCCCGTCGATTTCGGCGCGCTCGACGGGGAGCCGGTGCGCATTCTCTTCATGTTGACAAGCCCTACCGTGAAGGTGCACCTGCACCTTTTGTCCCGGCTGGCCTACGCCCTGCATGACGCGGAGTTCAGGGCCACTTTGAACCACGCCTGCGACCCCGCGGCCATCCTGGAAGCCGCCCGGCGCTTCGAGCGCGGCAAGAGGAGCTGA